From one Lotus japonicus ecotype B-129 chromosome 3, LjGifu_v1.2 genomic stretch:
- the LOC130746665 gene encoding protein transport Sec1a-like isoform X2 has protein sequence MSLSDSETSYGGGGASEYKPFRQISRDRLLYEMLRSAKSGDSKAWKVLIMDKVTVKVMSHSCKMADITDQEVSLVEDLFRRRQPLPSMDAVYFIQPSKENVVMFLSDMSGREPLYRKAYVFFSSPIPKELVNHIKCDTSVLPRIGALREMNLEYFPIDSQAFTTDQETAMEELYGNTENTRRFNAFMNNMAIRIATVFASLKELPYVWHRAAKESDESTPTASRELIPTKLASAVWDMVSKYKSTIPNFPQNETCDLLIIDRSIDQIAPVIHEWTYDAMCHDLLDMDGNKYEIEVPSKTGGPPQKKEVLLEDHDSVWLELRHTHIADASERLHEKFTNFVSKNKAAQIQQSGRDGSELSTRDLQKMVQALPQYTEQVEKISLHVEVAGKINKIIRDTDLRELGQLEQDLVFGDAGAKEVIMFLRTKQNTTPEYKLRLLMIYASVYPEKFEGDKATKLMQLAKLSPDDMKVISNMQLLGGPSKNKSSASSFSLKFSNQKTKQGARKDRTEEEEETWQLFRFYPVIEELIENLNKSELPKNEYSCINEPSSAARSGGSVRNVPQRTQAAPTAAPHSMRSRRTANWARSRASDDGYSSDSTLKSMSTDFKKMGKRIFVFIIGGATRSELRVCHKLTSKLKREVILGTTSVDDPPQYLTKLKLLGDNNIGMDGLRL, from the exons ATGTCATTGTCCGATTCCGAAACCTCCTATGGCGGTGGTGGCGCGTCCGAGTACAAGCCCTTCCGTCAAATCAGCCGTGACC gATTGTTATATGAAATGCTTAGATCGGCGAAATCAGGGGATTCGAAGGCGTGGAAG GTGCTTATAATGGATAAAGTCACTGTGAAAGTTATGTCACATTCATGTAAAATGGCAGATATTACAGACCAAGAAGTTTCCT TGGTGGAAGACCTTTTCCGGAGAAGGCAACCATTACCATCTATGGATGCTGTTTATTTCATCCAGCCTTCAAAAGAGAA TGTGGTCATGTTCTTGTCTGATATGTCTGGAAGGGAGCCCCTATACAGGAA AGCCTATGTATTTTTCAGTTCACCAATCCCAAAGGAACTTGTAAACCACATCAAGTGTGATACAAGTGTCTTACCCCGCATAGGTGCACTGAGAGAG ATGAATTTGGAATACTTTCCGATAGATAGCCAG GCATTTACCACGGATCAAGAAACAGCAATGGAAGAACTTTATGGCAATACTGAGAATACTCGCAGATTTAATGCTTTCATGAATAATATGGCAATTCGAATAGCTACAGTTTTTGCTTCTTTGAAG GAGCTACCTTATGTGTGGCATCGTGCCGCAAAGGAAAGTGACGAGTCTACACCAACAGCAAGTCGTGAATTAATTCCTACCAAGCTTGCTAGTGCAGTGTGGGACATGGTTTCTAAATATAAATCTACCATTCCCAACTTTCCACAAAATGAAACATGTGACCTGCTCATTATTGATAGATCCATAGATCAG ATTGCTCCTGTCATTCATGAATGGACCTATGATGCTATGTGTCATGATTTGTTGGATATGGATGGAAATAAATATGAGATTGAG GTTCCTAGCAAAACTGGGGGTCCACCTCAAAAAAAGGAGGTCCTTTTAGAAGACCATGATTCAGTGTGGCTTGAACTTCGCCATACACATATAGCTGAT GCTAGTGAAAGACTGCATGAAAAGTTCACCAACTTTGTATCCAAGAACAAAGCAGCACAAATCCAACAAAGTGGAAG AGATGGTAGTGAATTATCTACACGAGATTTGCAAAAAATGGTACAAGCTTTGCCCCAATACACTGAGCAAGTGGAAAAGATTTCACTCCATGTAGAG GTAGCCGGAAAGATCAACAAAATCATCAGAGATACAGATCTTCGAGAGCTTGGACAGTTGGAGCAAGATCTTGTTTTCGGGGATGCTGGAGCCAAGGAGGTTATTATGTTTTTAAGGACAAAGCAG AATACAACTCCAGAATATAAGTTGCGTTTGTTGATGATTTATGCATCTGTCTATCCTGAAAAGTTTGAGGGTGATAAAGCTACAAAGCTAATGCAG TTGGCAAAACTATCACCTGATGACATGAAAGTTATCAGTAATATGCAACTGCTGGGGGGACCATCAAAGAATAAGTCATCTGCTAGCAGTTTCTCACTGAAGTTCAGTAACCAGAAG ACAAAGCAAGGAGCACGTAAAGATCGTactgaagaggaggaggaaacaTGGCAACTATTTCGATTTTATCCCGTGATTGAG GAGCTCATTGAAAACCTTAATAAAAGTGAATTACCAAAGAATGAATATTCATGTATAAACGAACCAAGCTCTGCTGCCCGATCAGGGGGCTCTGTTAGAAACGTCCCACAACGAACCCAGGCAGCTCCAACTGCTGCTCCTCATTCAATGAGATCTAGGCGGACAGCAAACTGGGCACGATCTCGTGCTTCTGACGATGGATATTCAAG TGACTCCACGTTGAAGAGCATGTCTACTGATTTCAAGAAGATGGGAAAGCGAatctttgtttttattattgGCGGCGCAACTCGATCTGAG CTGCGAGTTTGCCACAAATTGACATCAAAACTAAAGAGGGAAGTAATCCTAGGTACTACTTCCGTTGATGATCCTCCACAATATCTTACG AAATTGAAGTTATTGGGTGACAACAATATTGGAATGGATGGACTCCGGCTATAG
- the LOC130746666 gene encoding protein BRI1-5 ENHANCED 1-like, translating into MEDDKGTVCVTGATGYVASWLIMRLLQHGYSVRATVRSHHAAENKKDLSYLTNLPEASKRLRIFHADLNQAGSFDNAIQGCAGVFHLAHPMDVQGQEPEEAVTKRAVEGTLGILKACLESKTVKRVIYTSSAVTALFNGNLNINGDQNLVVDEDSWSDLEICRSWKLVSSSYLVSKTLTEKAFLEFGEHNGLEVVSLVLPLVVGPFVCPKIPSSVYIALAMIIGDESRYDYLTNSYMVHIDDATSALIFLFNHGNANGRYICSSTQISFYQMYEFLRGRYPGHHITIPKEMTIANSDRKFSVLSSTKLLNTGFKFEHGINEMYDGAVQCCKEKGFL; encoded by the exons ATGGAAGATGATAAAGGTACAGTTTGTGTAACAGGTGCAACAGGGTATGTAGCATCATGGCTAATTATGAGGCTTCTTCAACATGGTTACTCTGTCCGAGCCACCGTTAGATCTCACCATGCTGCAG AGAACAAGAAAGACCTCAGCTATCTAACAAACTTACCGgaagcatcaaagaggcttcgaATCTTCCATGCTGACCTCAACCAAGCAGGTAGTTTTGACAATGCTATTCAAGGGTGCGCGGGAGTGTTCCACCTCGCGCACCCAATGGACGTGCAAGGCCAAGAGCCTGAAGAAGCGGTCACAAAACGTGCTGTGGAAGGAACTCTAGGAATTTTGAAGGCGTGTCTGGAGTCAAAGACAGTGAAGCGAGTGATTTACACTTCTAGTGCCGTAACGGCCCTGTTCAAtggaaatttaaatattaatggtGATCAAAACTTGGTGGTGGATGAAGATTCATGGAGCGATTTAGAAATTTGCCGAAGTTGGAAGCTTGTGAGCTCTTCGTACTTGGTCTCCAAAACTTTAACTGAGAAGGCTTTCTTGGAGTTTGGAGAACATAATGGATTGGAGGTGGTCAGCTTGGTTCTTCCTTTGGTTGTAGGACCTTTTGTTTGTCCCAAAATACCATCATCTGTCTATATAGCACTTGCCATGATCATCG GAGACGAGAGTCGATACGATTATCTCACCAACTCATACATGGTGCACATAGATGATGCCACCAGTGCTCTTATATTTCTTTTTAATCATGGTAATGCTAATGGAAGGTATATTTGTTCCTCAACCCAAATATCATTTTACCAAATGTATGAATTTCTTCGTGGAAGATATCCAGGGCATCACATAACAAttccaaa GGAGATGACAATTGCAAATAGTGATCGAAAGTTCAGTGTTCTATCATCAACAAAGCTCTTGAATACTGGGTTCAAGTTTGAGCATGGCATCAATGAAATGTATGATGGAGCTGTACAGTGCTGCAAAGAGAAGGGCTTTCTTTAG
- the LOC130746665 gene encoding protein transport Sec1a-like isoform X1: MSLSDSETSYGGGGASEYKPFRQISRDRLLYEMLRSAKSGDSKAWKVLIMDKVTVKVMSHSCKMADITDQEVSLVEDLFRRRQPLPSMDAVYFIQPSKENVVMFLSDMSGREPLYRKAYVFFSSPIPKELVNHIKCDTSVLPRIGALREVKTFFPLLSSSYHQVVITKLFLAKFAVGFLLQMNLEYFPIDSQAFTTDQETAMEELYGNTENTRRFNAFMNNMAIRIATVFASLKELPYVWHRAAKESDESTPTASRELIPTKLASAVWDMVSKYKSTIPNFPQNETCDLLIIDRSIDQIAPVIHEWTYDAMCHDLLDMDGNKYEIEVPSKTGGPPQKKEVLLEDHDSVWLELRHTHIADASERLHEKFTNFVSKNKAAQIQQSGRDGSELSTRDLQKMVQALPQYTEQVEKISLHVEVAGKINKIIRDTDLRELGQLEQDLVFGDAGAKEVIMFLRTKQNTTPEYKLRLLMIYASVYPEKFEGDKATKLMQLAKLSPDDMKVISNMQLLGGPSKNKSSASSFSLKFSNQKTKQGARKDRTEEEEETWQLFRFYPVIEELIENLNKSELPKNEYSCINEPSSAARSGGSVRNVPQRTQAAPTAAPHSMRSRRTANWARSRASDDGYSSDSTLKSMSTDFKKMGKRIFVFIIGGATRSELRVCHKLTSKLKREVILGTTSVDDPPQYLTKLKLLGDNNIGMDGLRL; the protein is encoded by the exons ATGTCATTGTCCGATTCCGAAACCTCCTATGGCGGTGGTGGCGCGTCCGAGTACAAGCCCTTCCGTCAAATCAGCCGTGACC gATTGTTATATGAAATGCTTAGATCGGCGAAATCAGGGGATTCGAAGGCGTGGAAG GTGCTTATAATGGATAAAGTCACTGTGAAAGTTATGTCACATTCATGTAAAATGGCAGATATTACAGACCAAGAAGTTTCCT TGGTGGAAGACCTTTTCCGGAGAAGGCAACCATTACCATCTATGGATGCTGTTTATTTCATCCAGCCTTCAAAAGAGAA TGTGGTCATGTTCTTGTCTGATATGTCTGGAAGGGAGCCCCTATACAGGAA AGCCTATGTATTTTTCAGTTCACCAATCCCAAAGGAACTTGTAAACCACATCAAGTGTGATACAAGTGTCTTACCCCGCATAGGTGCACTGAGAGAGGTCAAGACTTTTTTTCCCCTTCTATCTAGCAGTTATCACCAAGTAGTCATCACCAAATTGTTTTTGGCTAAATTTGCTGTTGGTTTTCTTTTGCAGATGAATTTGGAATACTTTCCGATAGATAGCCAG GCATTTACCACGGATCAAGAAACAGCAATGGAAGAACTTTATGGCAATACTGAGAATACTCGCAGATTTAATGCTTTCATGAATAATATGGCAATTCGAATAGCTACAGTTTTTGCTTCTTTGAAG GAGCTACCTTATGTGTGGCATCGTGCCGCAAAGGAAAGTGACGAGTCTACACCAACAGCAAGTCGTGAATTAATTCCTACCAAGCTTGCTAGTGCAGTGTGGGACATGGTTTCTAAATATAAATCTACCATTCCCAACTTTCCACAAAATGAAACATGTGACCTGCTCATTATTGATAGATCCATAGATCAG ATTGCTCCTGTCATTCATGAATGGACCTATGATGCTATGTGTCATGATTTGTTGGATATGGATGGAAATAAATATGAGATTGAG GTTCCTAGCAAAACTGGGGGTCCACCTCAAAAAAAGGAGGTCCTTTTAGAAGACCATGATTCAGTGTGGCTTGAACTTCGCCATACACATATAGCTGAT GCTAGTGAAAGACTGCATGAAAAGTTCACCAACTTTGTATCCAAGAACAAAGCAGCACAAATCCAACAAAGTGGAAG AGATGGTAGTGAATTATCTACACGAGATTTGCAAAAAATGGTACAAGCTTTGCCCCAATACACTGAGCAAGTGGAAAAGATTTCACTCCATGTAGAG GTAGCCGGAAAGATCAACAAAATCATCAGAGATACAGATCTTCGAGAGCTTGGACAGTTGGAGCAAGATCTTGTTTTCGGGGATGCTGGAGCCAAGGAGGTTATTATGTTTTTAAGGACAAAGCAG AATACAACTCCAGAATATAAGTTGCGTTTGTTGATGATTTATGCATCTGTCTATCCTGAAAAGTTTGAGGGTGATAAAGCTACAAAGCTAATGCAG TTGGCAAAACTATCACCTGATGACATGAAAGTTATCAGTAATATGCAACTGCTGGGGGGACCATCAAAGAATAAGTCATCTGCTAGCAGTTTCTCACTGAAGTTCAGTAACCAGAAG ACAAAGCAAGGAGCACGTAAAGATCGTactgaagaggaggaggaaacaTGGCAACTATTTCGATTTTATCCCGTGATTGAG GAGCTCATTGAAAACCTTAATAAAAGTGAATTACCAAAGAATGAATATTCATGTATAAACGAACCAAGCTCTGCTGCCCGATCAGGGGGCTCTGTTAGAAACGTCCCACAACGAACCCAGGCAGCTCCAACTGCTGCTCCTCATTCAATGAGATCTAGGCGGACAGCAAACTGGGCACGATCTCGTGCTTCTGACGATGGATATTCAAG TGACTCCACGTTGAAGAGCATGTCTACTGATTTCAAGAAGATGGGAAAGCGAatctttgtttttattattgGCGGCGCAACTCGATCTGAG CTGCGAGTTTGCCACAAATTGACATCAAAACTAAAGAGGGAAGTAATCCTAGGTACTACTTCCGTTGATGATCCTCCACAATATCTTACG AAATTGAAGTTATTGGGTGACAACAATATTGGAATGGATGGACTCCGGCTATAG